A single window of Novipirellula aureliae DNA harbors:
- a CDS encoding class I SAM-dependent methyltransferase translates to MSVRDSVKKHVPERFFPLLMEAGGRVMALIYRGKKYYCPCCQGTFRKMLPGGVSQRENAVCPGCNAYERHRLLWLYLNEKLAVYKREMVLLHIAPEYVFRKMFRSLPNIQYVGAGIEAPFADIEMDITAIEQEDNSYDAIICNHVLEHVPKDVQAMRELHRVLKPGGWAILQVPLDLSLENTYEDFTIQSPEERLKHFGQEDHVRLYGRDYKDRLQDAGFTVSVDRYREEFSPSVAERFRLPENEVIYLCTKTDTTDRQENSTQHRN, encoded by the coding sequence ATGTCTGTGAGAGACTCCGTCAAAAAGCACGTACCTGAACGCTTCTTTCCATTGTTAATGGAAGCAGGCGGTCGCGTAATGGCGCTCATTTATCGTGGGAAAAAGTATTACTGTCCGTGTTGTCAGGGAACGTTTCGAAAAATGCTTCCCGGAGGCGTTTCGCAAAGAGAGAATGCAGTCTGTCCCGGTTGCAATGCCTACGAGCGGCATCGATTACTTTGGCTGTACCTCAACGAAAAGTTGGCGGTCTACAAACGTGAGATGGTTTTGCTGCACATTGCGCCGGAATATGTTTTTCGAAAGATGTTTCGTTCGCTACCCAATATTCAATACGTCGGTGCCGGAATTGAGGCTCCCTTTGCAGATATCGAAATGGACATCACCGCGATTGAACAAGAAGACAACAGCTATGATGCCATTATTTGTAACCACGTTCTTGAGCATGTGCCCAAAGATGTGCAGGCAATGCGGGAACTGCATCGGGTTTTAAAGCCGGGTGGCTGGGCAATATTGCAGGTTCCTCTTGATCTGTCGCTTGAAAATACCTACGAGGATTTTACGATTCAATCGCCTGAGGAACGATTGAAACATTTTGGTCAGGAGGACCATGTGCGGCTCTATGGAAGGGACTACAAGGATCGACTTCAAGACGCCGGGTTCACGGTTTCGGTTGATCGCTATCGTGAAGAGTTTTCGCCGTCGGTTGCGGAAAGGTTTCGCCTACCTGAAAACGAAGTTATCTATCTATGCACGAAGACCGACACTACAGATCGCCAAGAGAATTCAACGCAGCATCGGAACTGA
- a CDS encoding lipid II:glycine glycyltransferase FemX codes for MSHIGIQSFDQTEDWDAFVAAHPKGSIFHTAAMCRTMQATKGYEVLAIAACVGDGDVQAILVAIRISTIRSLGRLAARSIMFAEPICSDDEIGEKCLNRLLEHHDRCVAQRTLFSEVRPVFHCGPNRYERDECVSETSAFRQGEREHAVMISRGYERLGYNNYVVDLTRPENELWNNINAKCRRDILRSERRGVTLRDGNLIDDLGVLYGHLQQSHSRSHVPLVDRSLFVAAARELPTKQVSLCIAEYQGAPIASVCNLIFKGRVFCWYAGIIRTPGIAANSMLNWDAIRRGAADGHSILDFAGAGWKGEAYGPGKFKSRFGGRLVEYGRYRRIHSKPAMKAAETVYRYARRLLDLHTGEKIRIPKHSISGSSEHPPIVAKEDWKQSHKNTGGEYAI; via the coding sequence ATGAGCCACATTGGAATTCAGTCTTTCGACCAAACGGAGGATTGGGACGCGTTTGTCGCCGCTCACCCCAAAGGTTCGATCTTTCACACTGCGGCTATGTGCCGTACGATGCAGGCAACGAAAGGCTATGAGGTACTGGCGATAGCGGCATGTGTCGGCGATGGCGATGTTCAAGCGATACTGGTCGCGATACGTATTTCCACAATTCGCTCGCTCGGGAGATTGGCGGCTCGCTCAATCATGTTCGCCGAACCGATCTGTAGTGATGACGAGATCGGTGAAAAATGTTTGAATCGATTGTTGGAGCACCACGACCGTTGCGTGGCGCAGCGGACATTGTTCAGCGAAGTGCGGCCGGTGTTTCATTGTGGCCCCAATCGGTATGAACGGGATGAGTGTGTTTCCGAAACGAGTGCGTTTCGGCAAGGTGAGCGAGAGCATGCTGTGATGATCTCGCGTGGCTACGAGCGACTCGGTTACAACAATTACGTCGTCGACTTGACGCGGCCGGAAAATGAATTGTGGAACAATATCAACGCGAAATGCCGCCGCGACATTCTCCGAAGCGAGCGACGCGGCGTGACGCTTCGTGATGGAAATCTGATTGACGACTTGGGCGTTCTTTACGGGCACTTGCAGCAGAGTCATTCTCGATCGCACGTGCCTTTAGTCGACCGCAGTTTGTTTGTTGCTGCCGCCCGAGAGTTACCGACCAAACAGGTTTCTCTGTGCATCGCCGAGTATCAGGGCGCACCGATTGCGTCGGTTTGCAACTTGATCTTCAAGGGACGCGTGTTCTGTTGGTATGCCGGTATCATTCGAACGCCCGGTATCGCAGCGAACTCGATGCTCAACTGGGACGCGATTCGCCGTGGTGCCGCCGACGGGCATTCGATACTCGATTTTGCCGGTGCTGGATGGAAGGGCGAAGCGTACGGACCGGGCAAGTTTAAGTCCCGATTCGGCGGTCGATTGGTTGAATACGGACGATATCGTCGCATCCATTCGAAGCCTGCCATGAAAGCAGCCGAAACGGTTTATCGCTATGCACGCCGATTGCTGGATCTGCACACAGGTGAGAAGATACGAATTCCCAAGCATTCGATTTCCGGATCCTCGGAACATCCACCGATCGTCGCCAAAGAAGATTGGAAACAAAGCCACAAGAATACTGGCGGCGAGTATGCAATCTGA
- a CDS encoding glycosyltransferase, with protein MNELSDASKLDLPSATLPATPMRVAYILHRFPCISETFIANEIYWLQEQDVEVSIFSLMSPKDGPVHDVAKKLLPLTHYTPWMSWAILWSQIYFLLRLPIRYLSAFVTVIRQTFREPKLALLAVALFPKNVHLAREMKRLKIDHIHAHFVWLGGISASVVRELVGISFSLHPHAFGLFQRNQKDAKYELELADFICTIATYHRRKIVELCPKVNVENVHIVNLGIDTERMIPRCEARAIGDQPLRILTVGRPIEKKGHEYLIEACSHLVSRGIPFQCEMMVGRGKEAESLQEVVDRFELQDRVKLIDFRDQQEVLKEYHKSDIFALACVMAKDGDRDGMPVVLIEAMACGLPVVTCPVSGIPDLVRDGENGLLVKSRDAVSFADALERLIGDANLREQLGDAARETIVDEFDIRKTTTRLASVFRQYSQPTQQSVPKQTAAEPVRI; from the coding sequence ATGAACGAATTGTCCGACGCTTCGAAGCTCGATTTGCCGTCCGCTACACTGCCGGCTACTCCAATGCGGGTGGCGTATATCTTGCATCGATTTCCGTGCATCTCGGAAACGTTTATCGCTAACGAGATATATTGGTTGCAAGAGCAAGACGTTGAAGTTTCGATCTTTTCGCTGATGTCACCTAAGGATGGACCGGTCCATGATGTCGCCAAGAAATTGTTGCCGCTTACGCATTACACGCCGTGGATGTCGTGGGCGATTCTGTGGTCTCAAATCTACTTTTTACTTAGGTTACCGATTCGCTATTTGAGTGCTTTTGTAACAGTGATACGGCAAACGTTTCGCGAACCTAAGTTGGCACTATTGGCGGTGGCCTTGTTTCCCAAAAACGTCCATTTGGCACGGGAGATGAAACGGCTGAAGATCGATCATATTCATGCGCATTTCGTTTGGCTTGGTGGCATCAGTGCGTCGGTCGTTCGAGAGCTTGTGGGCATCTCGTTTAGCCTACATCCTCACGCGTTTGGGTTGTTCCAGCGAAACCAGAAAGACGCCAAGTACGAATTGGAATTGGCGGACTTTATTTGCACCATTGCGACTTACCACCGCCGCAAGATCGTGGAGTTATGTCCGAAGGTAAACGTTGAGAATGTGCACATTGTGAATCTGGGCATCGATACGGAACGAATGATCCCGCGATGCGAAGCACGCGCAATAGGTGATCAACCTTTGCGGATTTTGACAGTCGGTCGACCGATCGAAAAGAAGGGACACGAATACTTAATTGAAGCCTGCTCTCATTTGGTTTCTCGAGGTATACCATTTCAATGTGAAATGATGGTCGGCCGAGGAAAGGAGGCGGAGTCGTTGCAGGAAGTGGTCGATCGGTTCGAGTTGCAAGATCGGGTGAAGTTAATCGATTTTCGCGATCAGCAAGAAGTTCTTAAAGAGTATCACAAGAGCGATATTTTCGCGTTGGCCTGCGTGATGGCGAAGGACGGTGATCGTGACGGCATGCCGGTAGTGCTGATCGAAGCGATGGCGTGTGGGTTGCCGGTCGTCACGTGTCCTGTATCGGGCATCCCCGACTTGGTTCGCGATGGCGAAAACGGGTTGCTGGTAAAATCTCGCGATGCGGTGAGCTTCGCCGATGCGCTAGAGCGTTTGATTGGCGACGCCAATCTCCGAGAACAACTGGGGGACGCAGCCCGTGAAACGATCGTCGATGAGTTTGATATACGGAAAACAACAACCCGTTTAGCAAGCGTGTTTAGGCAGTATTCACAACCAACCCAGCAAAGTGTTCCCAAGCAAACCGCGGCGGAGCCTGTACGCATATGA
- a CDS encoding heparin lyase I family protein — MRAIVGLCVAVLLSCTWVSRSIAEQTSTWITQLPEETKASIIWYADHETGDLSQWDPPNCKYPGAGIFNTGGEEAIAEATDRVAHSGLFSVQATIRGAIRAQHGKRAVRLMRWTDRPWDQGGSHLPKSAYYSTWMFLPKPYNSKKYDPWDPGDGGWWNVFQFKAEDENDVSQPTWVLNIGHDDRNGQLSVGLYSPINSPRSILQTNPKSLPIGHWFHVEVFFLVDSKNDGEITVWQDGVKILHADQVKTAICSKNEHAVWGIGNYTDHITGGKTEGSCSIYFDDAAISTQRVSQTIH, encoded by the coding sequence ATGCGTGCGATTGTCGGTTTATGTGTGGCTGTTCTGTTGTCGTGTACTTGGGTAAGCAGATCGATAGCTGAGCAGACTTCGACTTGGATTACGCAATTGCCTGAGGAAACGAAAGCGTCCATTATCTGGTACGCTGATCATGAAACGGGTGACTTATCACAATGGGATCCTCCCAACTGCAAGTATCCAGGTGCCGGTATCTTCAACACAGGTGGCGAAGAAGCGATCGCTGAAGCGACAGATAGGGTCGCCCATTCAGGATTGTTTTCAGTCCAAGCGACGATCCGTGGTGCTATTCGGGCTCAACATGGAAAGCGAGCGGTGCGTTTGATGCGTTGGACCGATCGGCCATGGGACCAAGGGGGTTCGCATCTACCAAAATCCGCTTACTACAGCACGTGGATGTTTTTGCCAAAACCATACAATTCGAAAAAGTATGATCCGTGGGATCCCGGTGATGGTGGATGGTGGAATGTGTTTCAGTTCAAAGCGGAGGACGAGAATGATGTCAGTCAACCGACCTGGGTACTTAACATTGGGCACGATGATCGAAACGGGCAATTGAGCGTCGGACTTTACAGTCCCATCAATTCCCCGCGTTCAATATTACAGACCAATCCAAAAAGTTTGCCCATTGGCCACTGGTTCCACGTCGAAGTGTTTTTTCTTGTCGACAGTAAAAATGACGGGGAGATCACCGTTTGGCAGGATGGAGTGAAGATTCTTCATGCCGATCAGGTAAAGACAGCGATTTGTAGCAAGAACGAACATGCGGTTTGGGGGATCGGCAATTACACTGACCATATTACTGGCGGGAAAACGGAGGGATCCTGTTCGATCTATTTTGATGATGCGGCAATAAGCACTCAGCGGGTTTCGCAAACGATTCACTAA
- a CDS encoding GspE/PulE family protein has translation MSKTSMAVIDPSSCDDGFSDLGFAVLLPPKELVTKDSSGGELAIENFEDIDESVAARRESTNLETAKSYAKHYLLPLFDPPADQPLPIRPGIGDALPQRWCYDHRVAPLSDDGETIEVAIVMPDSLLLADEVRTLTGRQMRPFFAPTAVVDRLLHSLYPISTAVKLEESLEDDASCSVTDQGPVDPPNHAHNPLLLDSPSSSIRALPEACSSDSCSLSRILLHLAQGLVEQILIEPNGRTVQIRARHGGGLYELETLSRSAGKELLSQVLSQCGWSGDASTSKIVASGQTGEFRVRIGERRIPIRATFCPTVSGVMVTLIRGKTASKARHLNEIGLQTSQFDFLQNLLRKKSGLILISGKRRSGKTTTFYSLLEQCKTPATHVCTIEDAVTVDLDGINQVSLCDLPGLSRVDAMDLISMQLPDVIGIDRLNDAQTANTAIQMAAEGALVIATLACRDGLSAAVRMKQLGVDPSTLSSLLLGTLSQKRYGRLCVHCRRQASPPAEIAEKLNMPPNSTLAWPRGCPACGNMGYKGSVVVFDVFAPQTQSAAAIGLPSAKHVLWTHVVANEISSDAALNSLGDL, from the coding sequence ATGAGCAAAACTTCAATGGCTGTGATCGACCCTTCATCTTGTGATGATGGTTTTTCCGACTTAGGATTCGCTGTTCTTTTGCCGCCCAAAGAGTTGGTGACAAAAGATTCGAGCGGGGGCGAGCTAGCCATTGAGAACTTTGAGGACATCGACGAAAGCGTTGCGGCAAGGCGAGAATCGACGAACCTAGAAACCGCCAAGTCCTATGCGAAACACTATTTGCTGCCGCTATTCGATCCGCCTGCGGATCAACCTTTACCGATTCGTCCAGGGATTGGCGATGCTCTGCCGCAACGATGGTGTTACGATCATCGCGTCGCCCCCTTAAGTGATGATGGCGAAACGATTGAAGTCGCTATCGTCATGCCCGATAGCCTCTTGTTGGCCGATGAAGTTCGAACGTTGACCGGTCGGCAAATGAGGCCGTTCTTCGCACCAACGGCTGTTGTCGATCGATTGCTACACTCGCTCTACCCCATTTCGACTGCGGTAAAGCTAGAGGAGTCTCTCGAAGATGACGCATCTTGTTCGGTCACCGATCAAGGACCAGTGGACCCTCCAAATCATGCTCACAATCCGCTCTTACTCGATTCACCATCCTCATCGATAAGGGCGTTGCCCGAAGCGTGTAGCAGTGACTCGTGTTCGCTCAGTCGCATCTTGTTGCATCTGGCCCAAGGGCTAGTCGAACAGATTTTGATTGAACCCAACGGACGCACCGTCCAGATCCGTGCGCGGCATGGGGGTGGATTGTACGAACTAGAAACCCTAAGCCGATCGGCTGGGAAAGAACTCTTATCGCAAGTGCTATCTCAATGCGGTTGGAGTGGGGATGCTTCGACGAGCAAGATCGTTGCCAGCGGACAAACCGGAGAATTTCGGGTACGAATCGGCGAGCGTCGTATTCCCATTCGAGCGACGTTCTGTCCAACCGTCAGCGGTGTCATGGTGACATTGATCCGTGGAAAAACGGCTTCGAAAGCTCGACACTTAAATGAGATTGGTCTCCAAACTAGCCAATTCGATTTCCTGCAAAACCTGCTTCGCAAAAAGAGCGGGTTGATTCTAATTTCTGGCAAACGACGTAGCGGAAAAACGACGACATTCTATTCGCTACTTGAGCAGTGCAAGACGCCTGCCACCCATGTTTGTACGATTGAAGACGCGGTAACGGTCGATTTGGACGGCATCAACCAAGTGTCCCTATGCGATTTGCCTGGATTGAGCCGAGTCGATGCGATGGATTTGATCTCGATGCAACTGCCTGATGTCATTGGCATTGATCGCTTGAACGACGCGCAAACAGCAAACACAGCGATTCAAATGGCTGCCGAAGGTGCTCTTGTCATCGCTACGCTGGCATGTCGCGATGGACTCAGTGCAGCGGTGCGGATGAAACAACTTGGAGTCGATCCGTCGACATTGTCAAGTTTGTTGTTGGGGACGCTTTCACAAAAGCGTTACGGACGATTGTGCGTTCACTGTCGCCGTCAAGCATCACCACCCGCGGAAATCGCCGAAAAGTTGAACATGCCGCCGAACTCGACGTTAGCATGGCCGCGAGGATGTCCTGCGTGTGGTAATATGGGGTACAAAGGAAGCGTCGTTGTTTTTGATGTTTTCGCACCGCAAACGCAATCCGCTGCAGCGATTGGGCTACCATCGGCAAAGCACGTGCTCTGGACTCACGTCGTCGCCAATGAGATCAGTTCCGATGCTGCGTTGAATTCTCTTGGCGATCTGTAG
- the cimA gene encoding citramalate synthase, which yields MNSKSILIYDTTLRDGSQGEGVSFSLLDKLNIAERLAEIGVDFIEGGYPLSNEKDVAFFKEVRKRDLGETKISAFGMTRRKRLKADQDPGMNALVAAETPCITLVGKTWDYHATEVLGVTLEENLALIGESAEFLAKHAMVIYDAEHFFDGFRANPPYAIETLKAAASAGAKWLSLCDTNGGSLPERVAEVTAIARQELADYDVKFGIHCHNDCELAVANSLAAVDAGATQVQGTINGIGERCGNVDLISVLSNLALKKTGYTVLGGRSLQSLTELSRFVYETANLQWQSSQPFVGQSAFAHKGGMHVHAINKAAKTYEHIDPVSVGNERRILVSELSGRSNIVALATKHHIADDNALMDKVLAEVVRLENRGYQFENAAASFDLLIKRIAGSYTSHFEPIKYRVVAGDRDSHGDGQSVFAEAIIKLKVGDKLWFEAAEGKGPVNALDAALRKALLDVYPSLAKMRLIDYKVRVVDSGAGTAASTRVNIESCDENESWGTIGVSENIIEASWRALVDAVEYKLHKNG from the coding sequence ATGAATTCGAAATCCATCTTAATTTACGACACAACTCTTCGCGATGGCTCGCAAGGCGAAGGGGTTAGTTTTTCGCTACTCGACAAACTGAATATTGCAGAGCGTTTGGCTGAAATTGGTGTCGATTTCATTGAAGGCGGCTACCCACTGTCCAATGAAAAGGATGTCGCCTTTTTTAAGGAAGTGAGAAAGCGAGATCTTGGCGAAACCAAAATCAGTGCGTTTGGAATGACGCGGCGAAAACGGCTGAAGGCCGATCAAGATCCCGGCATGAATGCTCTCGTGGCCGCGGAAACTCCCTGCATCACGCTGGTAGGAAAAACGTGGGATTACCATGCTACCGAAGTGTTAGGCGTTACGCTCGAAGAGAACTTGGCTCTGATCGGCGAGAGTGCCGAATTCTTAGCGAAACATGCGATGGTCATTTATGACGCGGAGCATTTTTTTGACGGCTTTCGTGCTAACCCTCCGTACGCAATCGAAACCTTGAAGGCTGCGGCGTCCGCGGGAGCAAAATGGTTGTCATTGTGCGACACCAATGGTGGATCTTTGCCCGAGCGGGTTGCCGAAGTCACCGCTATCGCTCGTCAGGAACTAGCCGACTACGACGTCAAGTTTGGCATCCATTGCCACAATGATTGCGAATTGGCTGTCGCCAACTCATTGGCTGCCGTCGACGCGGGAGCGACTCAGGTTCAAGGGACGATCAATGGGATCGGTGAACGATGTGGCAATGTTGACTTGATCTCTGTTCTCTCAAACTTGGCGTTAAAGAAAACCGGATACACGGTTCTCGGTGGACGGTCGCTTCAGTCGTTAACCGAGTTAAGCCGGTTTGTGTATGAGACCGCTAATTTGCAATGGCAGAGTAGCCAGCCGTTTGTCGGGCAAAGTGCGTTCGCGCACAAAGGTGGCATGCACGTTCATGCGATCAACAAGGCTGCAAAGACCTATGAACACATTGATCCTGTATCGGTCGGAAACGAGCGAAGGATTTTGGTGAGCGAGTTGTCGGGGCGCAGCAACATTGTTGCACTTGCGACAAAGCATCATATCGCTGACGACAATGCACTGATGGACAAAGTCTTGGCCGAAGTCGTACGGCTTGAAAATCGAGGTTACCAATTCGAAAACGCGGCTGCGTCTTTCGATCTATTGATCAAACGCATCGCGGGTTCTTACACGTCGCATTTCGAACCGATCAAGTATCGCGTGGTCGCGGGGGATCGCGACAGTCATGGCGATGGACAATCGGTGTTCGCCGAAGCCATCATCAAGCTAAAGGTTGGTGATAAGTTATGGTTCGAAGCTGCCGAGGGAAAGGGGCCTGTTAACGCCCTCGATGCGGCTCTTCGCAAAGCGCTACTTGATGTCTATCCGTCGCTCGCCAAAATGCGATTGATTGACTACAAAGTGCGAGTTGTCGATTCGGGGGCTGGCACGGCTGCATCGACACGCGTCAACATCGAAAGCTGTGACGAGAATGAGTCGTGGGGCACCATTGGAGTTAGCGAAAACATTATCGAAGCAAGTTGGCGTGCTTTGGTCGATGCGGTGGAGTACAAACTTCACAAAAATGGCTAG
- a CDS encoding glycosyltransferase family 4 protein: protein MQSEKTLPTRKLRVLMLLENESIPEDTRVVLEAESLIEAGYQVSVICPTGRSRKWVETVGRITVYRYPAIFEVRGFCGYVMEYSYSLLALFLWSILIYLRRGFDVVHVHTPPDMTSIIAIFYKILGKRFVYDHHDLSPELYLAQVPNRKPNSVYHLLRFFERLACRHADRLIATNETQRSMQIGRCGADPDRCYVVRNGPNESFLGDVIANAEIDAPEKIVLGYVGAIGSQDGVDYVIHVVKQLRMVHNRDDFLAVIIGDGPALPTLKTLAKQLDVENLIHFTGKIPFAEVPSCIAAFDICLTPDPSNAYNDSCTTIKTMEYMALAKPIVCFRTTENQRTVADAALYADNNDVAEFASQTIRLMDDESLRNQLGAIGRQRIDGGLTWHHQSPQLIALYDRLLYQIRA, encoded by the coding sequence ATGCAATCTGAGAAGACACTGCCGACGCGAAAGCTGCGAGTGTTGATGCTGCTTGAGAACGAGAGCATTCCCGAGGACACACGCGTCGTGTTGGAAGCTGAATCGTTGATCGAAGCGGGTTACCAAGTCTCCGTTATCTGCCCAACTGGCCGATCGAGGAAATGGGTAGAAACGGTCGGTCGCATCACCGTCTACCGCTATCCGGCCATCTTTGAAGTTCGTGGGTTCTGCGGATACGTGATGGAATACAGCTATAGTTTGCTGGCACTTTTTCTGTGGTCGATCTTGATCTATCTGCGTCGTGGGTTTGACGTGGTCCATGTCCATACACCACCTGATATGACGTCGATCATCGCGATCTTTTATAAGATTCTTGGCAAGCGTTTTGTGTACGACCACCACGACTTGTCTCCCGAGCTCTATTTGGCCCAGGTTCCGAACCGAAAGCCAAACTCAGTCTACCATTTGCTCCGATTTTTCGAACGTTTGGCTTGCCGTCATGCCGACCGCTTGATCGCCACAAACGAAACTCAGCGAAGCATGCAAATCGGACGCTGCGGAGCCGATCCCGATCGCTGCTACGTGGTACGCAACGGACCGAACGAATCGTTTTTGGGCGATGTCATTGCGAATGCTGAAATAGATGCACCGGAGAAGATCGTTCTCGGTTATGTTGGTGCGATTGGGTCTCAAGACGGTGTCGATTACGTAATCCACGTGGTCAAGCAATTACGGATGGTTCATAACCGCGACGATTTTCTTGCCGTCATCATCGGCGACGGACCGGCGCTTCCGACTCTCAAAACACTCGCCAAACAACTGGATGTTGAGAATTTAATTCACTTCACCGGAAAGATTCCATTCGCCGAGGTCCCTTCATGTATTGCAGCATTTGATATCTGTCTAACGCCCGACCCGAGCAATGCGTACAACGATAGCTGTACAACGATCAAGACGATGGAGTACATGGCGCTGGCAAAGCCAATTGTCTGTTTCCGCACGACCGAAAACCAGCGGACCGTCGCTGATGCAGCACTGTATGCAGATAACAACGACGTCGCCGAATTCGCCAGTCAAACGATCCGATTGATGGACGACGAATCACTTCGTAATCAGCTTGGCGCAATCGGTAGGCAGCGTATCGATGGCGGGCTGACATGGCATCATCAATCGCCTCAATTGATTGCGCTGTACGATCGTTTGCTTTACCAGATTCGAGCGTGA
- a CDS encoding amidohydrolase family protein: MTILAGQLLLAESPNQLELRPGFVRIDDDHIREVVEGELPRSADYLNPNALICPGFIDTHLHLPQFNMIGAHSMPLLQWLESVVFSEEEKWADASYAHKMSTQVYRQLLSVGTTSFCAYASVHHDATLCAMELAHQTGFRALIGQVLMNRFAPKSLCPSTNQLIDEASKTIERFPIDKQIAAAVTPRFAISCTYDLLEAAGRLATQASAFVQTHLSETVAECRQVSELFDGARYVDVYQKSGLLGTRSILGHGIHLSVSDRKVLADHECKIAHCPTANTFLGSGAMDREALETDSVTVVLGSDIGAGYERSMVRVARAMIETASLRQNKIPSASSAWYDITAGAADALGWSDVGRLQSGCRADVLVIEPDIKWIDSPVDPLSMLMFAWDDRWIKRTYLRGQWRHTEDSR, translated from the coding sequence ATGACCATTTTGGCTGGTCAACTTCTGCTCGCTGAAAGTCCCAACCAACTCGAGCTTCGACCTGGTTTTGTTCGCATCGACGACGATCACATTCGCGAGGTGGTTGAAGGCGAATTGCCCCGCTCGGCCGATTACCTAAATCCTAACGCATTAATCTGCCCCGGCTTCATCGATACGCACCTTCATTTGCCGCAGTTTAATATGATTGGCGCCCATTCGATGCCGCTACTTCAGTGGTTAGAATCGGTCGTTTTCTCTGAAGAAGAAAAGTGGGCCGACGCATCTTATGCTCACAAAATGTCGACCCAAGTTTATCGGCAATTGCTGTCCGTTGGAACGACTAGCTTTTGCGCTTACGCGTCGGTACATCACGATGCTACGCTTTGTGCGATGGAGTTGGCACACCAAACAGGGTTTCGGGCATTGATCGGGCAAGTCCTGATGAACCGGTTTGCACCCAAGTCACTTTGCCCGAGCACAAATCAATTGATCGATGAAGCGTCAAAAACGATTGAACGTTTTCCGATCGACAAACAAATCGCGGCCGCAGTCACACCGCGGTTTGCAATCAGTTGCACCTACGATTTGTTGGAAGCGGCCGGAAGATTAGCAACACAAGCAAGTGCGTTTGTGCAAACCCATTTGTCCGAAACCGTGGCTGAATGTCGCCAAGTGTCGGAGCTGTTTGACGGTGCTCGCTATGTCGATGTCTATCAAAAGTCTGGTTTGTTGGGGACACGGAGTATCCTCGGACATGGGATTCACCTGAGCGTTTCCGATCGAAAGGTCTTGGCCGATCACGAATGCAAGATCGCTCATTGTCCGACCGCGAACACATTCCTGGGATCGGGGGCGATGGACCGTGAAGCGTTAGAAACCGATTCCGTTACCGTGGTTCTCGGGTCCGATATCGGTGCCGGATATGAGCGCAGCATGGTACGTGTCGCTCGAGCGATGATCGAAACGGCTTCACTACGACAGAACAAAATTCCATCTGCAAGTTCAGCCTGGTACGACATCACCGCAGGTGCTGCCGACGCACTCGGCTGGTCGGACGTCGGGCGTCTGCAAAGCGGTTGCCGTGCGGACGTACTCGTCATCGAACCTGATATCAAGTGGATCGATTCGCCAGTCGACCCACTGTCGATGTTGATGTTCGCTTGGGACGATCGGTGGATCAAACGGACCTATTTGAGAGGCCAATGGCGTCACACAGAAGATTCTCGATAG